A part of Aegilops tauschii subsp. strangulata cultivar AL8/78 chromosome 2, Aet v6.0, whole genome shotgun sequence genomic DNA contains:
- the LOC109740188 gene encoding cytochrome P450 716B1 isoform X1: MKKMEMEASVLAALAAVIVAFILLVLPHLRKQSLSQDNRRRQLPPGSFGLPVVGQTVGLLRALRANTGEAWLRRWASEYGPISKLSLFGLPTAFLVGPATNKFLFASTALTAKSSTSFNSMVGRRNIRELVGDDHRRVRAMMVQFLKLDIVRSYVASMDDEVRHHLRAHWDGRTSIAVMPSMKSLTFDIMCTVIFGLGRADHAAVRRELSAEFQQLVRGIWAIPVNLPFTSFGKCLAASRRGRRTVGAIIKEKRAKLESGHSSPSDDLMTHMLAEGLADEEIIDNVMFMMVAAHDTTASLLTFILRHLDGNRDAYGRVVAEQQKVARSKAPGEALSWDDLGKMKYTWSAAMETLRLVPPVFSMLKRAVEDVEFDGHLIPKGWQVLGAMNLTQQDPAIFPEPSRFEPARFESPIPPYSFVAFGGGARLCPGNEFTRVETLVAMHYIVTGFKWKLADGCDGSFSRYPMPSPAQGLLINIEPIDTTTTVAAGISK, from the coding sequence ATGAAGAAGATGGAAATGGAGGCTTCCGTCTTGGCAGCTCTTGCGGCAGTAATCGTTGCTTTCATCTTGTTGGTATTGCCACACCTGAGAAAGCAAAGCTTATCTCAAGACAATCGgcgccgccagctgcctccgggCTCCTTCGGGCTTCCCGTCGTCGGCCAGACGGTCGGCCTACTGCGCGCCCTCCGCGCCAACACCGGCGAGGCATGGCTCCGGCGCTGGGCATCCGAGTACGGCCCCATCTCAAAGCTCTCCCTCTTCGGCCTCCCCACGGCCTTCCTAGTCGGCCCCGCCACTAACAAGTTCCTCTTCGCCAGCACCGCGCTCACCGCCAAGAGCTCCACCTCCTTCAACAGTATGGTCGGCAGGCGCAACATCCGGGAGCTGGTCGGCGACGACCACCGCCGCGTAAGGGCCATGATGGTCCAGTTCCTCAAGCTGGACATCGTGAGGAGCTACGTCGCCAGCATGGACGACGAGGTCCGGCACCACCTCCGCGCCCACTGGGACGGCCGCACGAGCATCGCGGTGATGCCGTCGATGAAGTCGCTCACCTTCGACATCATGTGCACCGTCATCTTCGGGCTCGGGAGAGCTGACCACGCCGCCGTGAGGCGGGAGCTCTCGGCGGAGTTCCAGCAGCTGGTGAGGGGCATCTGGGCGATCCCGGTGAACCTGCCTTTCACCTCCTTCGGCAAGTGCCTCGCCGCGAGCCGGCGAGGCCGGCGAACCGTCGGGGCAATCATCAAGGAGAAGCGCGCCAAGCTGGAGAGCGGGCATAGCTCGCCGTCCGACGACCTCATGACCCACATGCTCGCGGAGGGGCTGGCCGACGAGGAGATCATCGACAACGTCATGTTCATGATGGTAGCGGCGCACGACACCACCGCCAGCCTCCTTACCTTCATCCTCCGGCACCTCGATGGCAACCGGGACGCCTACGGCAGAGTCGTGGCAGAGCAACAAAAGGTCGCCAGGAGCAAGGCTCCGGGGGAAGCTCTGTCATGGGACGACCTCGGCAAGATGAAGTACACATGGTCGGCGGCGATGGAGACCCTGCGCCTGGTACCTCCCGTGTTCTCCATGCTCAAGAGGGCGGTCGAAGACGTGGAGTTTGACGGCCACCTCATCCCCAAGGGATGGCAGGTGTTGGGGGCGATGAACCTGACGCAGCAGGACCCGGCCATCTTCCCGGAGCCAAGCAGGTTCGAGCCGGCGAGGTTCGAGAGCCCGATACCACCCTACAGCTTCGTGGCGTTCGGCGGCGGCGCGCGCTTGTGCCCGGGCAACGAGTTCACTAGGGTGGAGACGCTGGTGGCCATGCACTACATCGTCACCGGGTTCAAGTGGAAGCTCGCCGACGGCTGCGACGGCAGCTTCTCCAGGTACCCGATGCCGTCCCCGGCTCAGGGGCTCCTCATCAACATCGAACCAATAGACACAACCACCACAGTTGCAGCAGGCATCAGCAAATGA
- the LOC109740189 gene encoding tobamovirus multiplication protein 1, whose amino-acid sequence MRELVSSSTSSPTAALVAAGHAALRGWWEEVNESPAWQDGAFFSLTAAYALVSAVALIQLVRIQRRVPEFGWTTQKVFHLMNFVVNGVRAVVFGFHAYVFLLQTKVYKLVLLDLPGLLFFSAYTLLVLFWAEIYHQARSLPTDKLRIIYLAVNSIVYAIQICIWVYLGINDNALVELVSKIFIVSVSAVALLGFAVYGGRLFVLLRRFPIESKGRKKKLYEVGTVTTICCTCFLIRCIVVAVSAFDADVSLEVLDHPILDFFYYMLTEILPSALVLFILRKLPPKRVSAQYHPIN is encoded by the exons ATGAGGGAGCTGgtctcctcctccacctcctcccccaCCGCGGCCCTCGTCGCCGCCGGCCACGCGGCGCTCCGGGGATGGTGGGAGGAGGTCAACGAGTCGCCGGCGTGGCAGGACGGCGCCTTCTTCTCCCTCACCGCCGCCTACGCCCTCGTCTCCGCCGTCGCGCTG ATTCAGCTGGTGAGGATCCAGCGCAGAGTGCCCGAGTTCGGCTGGACCACGCAGAAGGTGTTCCACCTCATGAACTTCGTCGTCAATGGGG TTCGTGCCGTTGTATTCGGATTCCATGCCTATGTCTTCCTCCTCCAAACAAAA GTTTATAAGTTGGTGTTACTAGACCTCCCCGGCTTGTTGTTCTTCTCGGCCTACACCTTACTTGTTCTTTTCTGGGCAGAAATATATCATCAG GCTAGGAGTCTCCCCACCGATAAGTTAAGGATTATATACCTAGCCGTTAATAGCATCGTATATGCAATTCAG ATCTGTATTTGGGTGTACCTTGGAATAAACGACAATGCGTTGGTTGAGCTGGTGAGCAAAATCTTCATCGTATCTGTCTCCGCTGTGGCCCTTCTTGGTTTCGCAGTATATGGTGGAAG GTTGTTTGTCTTGCTGAGACGTTTCCCCATTGAATCAAAGGGGCGAAAAAAGAAGCTTTATGAG GTTGGGACTGTGACGACAATCTGCTGCACCTGTTTCCTGATAAGATGCATCGTG GTGGCCGTATCTGCATTTGATGCTGATGTTTCTTTGGAGGTTTTAGATCATCCAATCCTAGATTTCTTCTATTATATG TTGACAGAGATACTGCCTTCCGCGCTGGTCCTTTTCATCCTTCGGAAGCTTCCACCTAAGCGAGTATCGGCGCAATATCACCCTATTAACTAG
- the LOC109740188 gene encoding cytochrome P450 716B1 isoform X2, with translation MKKMEMEASVLAALAAVIVAFILLVLPHLRKQSLSQDNRRRQLPPGSFGLPVVGQTVGLLRALRANTGEAWLRRWASDTALTAKSSTSFNSMVGRRNIRELVGDDHRRVRAMMVQFLKLDIVRSYVASMDDEVRHHLRAHWDGRTSIAVMPSMKSLTFDIMCTVIFGLGRADHAAVRRELSAEFQQLVRGIWAIPVNLPFTSFGKCLAASRRGRRTVGAIIKEKRAKLESGHSSPSDDLMTHMLAEGLADEEIIDNVMFMMVAAHDTTASLLTFILRHLDGNRDAYGRVVAEQQKVARSKAPGEALSWDDLGKMKYTWSAAMETLRLVPPVFSMLKRAVEDVEFDGHLIPKGWQVLGAMNLTQQDPAIFPEPSRFEPARFESPIPPYSFVAFGGGARLCPGNEFTRVETLVAMHYIVTGFKWKLADGCDGSFSRYPMPSPAQGLLINIEPIDTTTTVAAGISK, from the exons ATGAAGAAGATGGAAATGGAGGCTTCCGTCTTGGCAGCTCTTGCGGCAGTAATCGTTGCTTTCATCTTGTTGGTATTGCCACACCTGAGAAAGCAAAGCTTATCTCAAGACAATCGgcgccgccagctgcctccgggCTCCTTCGGGCTTCCCGTCGTCGGCCAGACGGTCGGCCTACTGCGCGCCCTCCGCGCCAACACCGGCGAGGCATGGCTCCGGCGCTGGGCATCCGA CACCGCGCTCACCGCCAAGAGCTCCACCTCCTTCAACAGTATGGTCGGCAGGCGCAACATCCGGGAGCTGGTCGGCGACGACCACCGCCGCGTAAGGGCCATGATGGTCCAGTTCCTCAAGCTGGACATCGTGAGGAGCTACGTCGCCAGCATGGACGACGAGGTCCGGCACCACCTCCGCGCCCACTGGGACGGCCGCACGAGCATCGCGGTGATGCCGTCGATGAAGTCGCTCACCTTCGACATCATGTGCACCGTCATCTTCGGGCTCGGGAGAGCTGACCACGCCGCCGTGAGGCGGGAGCTCTCGGCGGAGTTCCAGCAGCTGGTGAGGGGCATCTGGGCGATCCCGGTGAACCTGCCTTTCACCTCCTTCGGCAAGTGCCTCGCCGCGAGCCGGCGAGGCCGGCGAACCGTCGGGGCAATCATCAAGGAGAAGCGCGCCAAGCTGGAGAGCGGGCATAGCTCGCCGTCCGACGACCTCATGACCCACATGCTCGCGGAGGGGCTGGCCGACGAGGAGATCATCGACAACGTCATGTTCATGATGGTAGCGGCGCACGACACCACCGCCAGCCTCCTTACCTTCATCCTCCGGCACCTCGATGGCAACCGGGACGCCTACGGCAGAGTCGTGGCAGAGCAACAAAAGGTCGCCAGGAGCAAGGCTCCGGGGGAAGCTCTGTCATGGGACGACCTCGGCAAGATGAAGTACACATGGTCGGCGGCGATGGAGACCCTGCGCCTGGTACCTCCCGTGTTCTCCATGCTCAAGAGGGCGGTCGAAGACGTGGAGTTTGACGGCCACCTCATCCCCAAGGGATGGCAGGTGTTGGGGGCGATGAACCTGACGCAGCAGGACCCGGCCATCTTCCCGGAGCCAAGCAGGTTCGAGCCGGCGAGGTTCGAGAGCCCGATACCACCCTACAGCTTCGTGGCGTTCGGCGGCGGCGCGCGCTTGTGCCCGGGCAACGAGTTCACTAGGGTGGAGACGCTGGTGGCCATGCACTACATCGTCACCGGGTTCAAGTGGAAGCTCGCCGACGGCTGCGACGGCAGCTTCTCCAGGTACCCGATGCCGTCCCCGGCTCAGGGGCTCCTCATCAACATCGAACCAATAGACACAACCACCACAGTTGCAGCAGGCATCAGCAAATGA